The Stappia sp. genome window below encodes:
- a CDS encoding MarR family transcriptional regulator: MTDINFSTSEPASSAARPAPSDVPIDLIELLFFAYRDFTSDPDAALAEFGFGRAHHRVLHFVSRNPGLRVSDLLGILRITKQSLARVLKQLVEKQYIVQEPGASDRRERLLFATPRGQELALRLMRLQAKRIQAALAALPPESRDAARHFLFNMIDPDQRAEVARLIERT, encoded by the coding sequence ATGACTGACATAAATTTCTCGACGTCCGAACCGGCGTCCTCCGCGGCGCGCCCGGCGCCTTCCGACGTCCCGATCGACCTGATCGAACTGCTGTTTTTCGCCTATCGCGATTTCACCTCCGATCCGGACGCGGCCCTTGCCGAATTCGGCTTCGGGCGCGCGCACCATCGGGTGCTGCATTTCGTGAGCCGCAATCCGGGGCTGCGGGTCTCCGACCTGCTCGGCATCCTGCGGATCACCAAACAGAGCCTGGCGCGGGTGCTCAAGCAGCTTGTCGAGAAGCAATACATCGTCCAGGAGCCCGGCGCATCCGACCGGCGCGAGCGGTTGCTGTTCGCCACTCCGCGCGGCCAGGAGCTGGCGCTGCGGCTGATGCGGCTCCAGGCGAAGCGGATCCAGGCCGCCCTCGCCGCCCTGCCTCCGGAAAGCCGGGATGCGGCGCGACACTTCCTGTTCAACATGATCGATCCGGATCAGCGCGCGGAGGTCGCGCGACTGATCGAGC